The Rubricoccus marinus nucleotide sequence TCGGCTACCTCAGCGCCAGAGGCCTCTGGCGCTGACGGACCTCCTTCTTCCCTTCCGCCAGACCCGTCGTCATCGCCAGAGGCGCCGGGCGCGCCGTCCGCTTGGGCGTCGGCCGCCCACTCGGCGAGGAGTTGGGCGCGTTCGCGCGAAAACCGTGGGTCGCTCAAGATCTCCTCCACTTCGCGTGGGCTCGGGAGGTCCTCTAGCGTCGCGAGGCCGAACTGGTCCAGGAAGCGGTCCGTCGTGCCGTAGAGAAGCGGCCGGCCGATGGAGTCCGCGCGACCCACGACATCTACAAACCCGCGCTCCAAGAGTTGACGGAGCGCGTAATCCGACGATACGCCGCGTACGTGCTCGACTTCGGGTTTGGTGGCTGGTTGTTTATATGCAATAACGGCTAACGTCTCTAGCAGTGATCGCGAGAGCCGCCGCTCTTCCTCGCGCTCGAACAGCGAGCGCACGAACGGCGCCAGTTCCGGGACCGTCGCCAGCCGGTAGCCGCCGCCGAACGCCTCCACGCGGAAGGCCCGGCCACCCGCGCGGTAGTCCGCGTTTAACCTCTCCACGGCCCGCGAGATGTCCTCTGGCGTCACGTCGGACCCGGTCACATCGGAGTAGGCCCGCGCGAGGTCGTCGTTGCGCAGCGGCACGTCGGACGCGAACACGAGCGCTTCGACGGCTTGCGTGATGCGGGCGTCGTGATCGTCAGAGACGCGGTCGGCGGGAACGGTGGGCTCCATCAGGCGGCGAGGGGGTCTGCGGTCGCGCCAGAGGCCTCTGGCGTGGGGGTGACGGAACCGTCGGGCGGCTCCGGGACGGCGACGAGCGCGAAGTCCTCGGCACCGACGCCGAGCGTGAGGCGGAGCCTCTGGCGCTGGAGCAGGTCGAGAACCGCGAGAAAGGTGGCGATGATGAACGCCTTGCTGCGCGATTCCATCAGGTCGGCAAAGCGAACGCGCTCGCCAGAGGCCAGGCGGTCAAGCAGCCACTCCTTTTGCTCGTCCACGGCCACGCTCTCGCGGAGGACCGCGTGGCGGTACGGGTCGGCGAGGTCGGCACTGCGTTCCAGTGCTTTGGCGAGCGCGCCGAGCAGATCGAACAGGCTCGCGCGGTACGTGACCTCTTCGGCCTCTGGCGCGTGCCGCAGCCGCTCGTCGGACGCCGCGCCGCGCGTAAAGCGCCGCTGGCGATCCTCGAACGCCTGGCCCATCTTTTCGCCGGCCTCGCGGAACTGGACGTATTCGAGCAGGCGCTCGACGAGTTCCTTGCGCGGGTCTTCGGGCTCCTCGCCATCGACGGCAGGCGGACGCGGGAGCAGCATCCGCGCCTTGATCTGGATCAAGAGGGCCGCCGTGTAGACGAACTCGGCCGCGTCGTCCAGGTCCAGGTGGCTCAGCGTGCGGACCGTCTCCAGGTACTCGTCCGCGATCCGGGAGATCGGGATGTCGTGGATGTCCAGCTCATCCCGCCGGATGAAGAAGAGCAACAGGTCCAGCGGCCCTTCGAACTCGCTGAGGTGGACGCGGTGCAACGGTATGGCGGGGGATGGCGGACGCCAGAGGCGGCCGGATCACGCCAGAGGCTGGCCTCTGGCGGCGGGGCTAGGCGGCCTCCTTCTGCTTGAACCACTCGACGGTTTCCTCCAGGCCGCTGGCGAGGTCCGTCTCGGGGCTCCAGCCGAAAGCGCTGTGGATCTTCGACGTGTCGAGCACGCTGCGCTGCTGCTCGCCGGGCTTGGCCTCGCCGTGCTTCTCCGGGGCCTCGGCGCCGGTAAAGGTGTTGAGGTGGCCAAACAGCTGGTTCACGTCGGTCTCGATGCCCGTGCCGACGTTGAAGATGTCGGAGCCCTCGTGCTCCATCGCGCCCATGATGGCGCGGACGACATCCTTGACGAACACGTAATCCCGCGTCTGCTTGCCGGGACCGTTGATGGTCGGCTGCTGGCCGCGAAGGAGCATCTGGGTAAAGATGGCGACCACGCCGGCCTCACCGTGCGGGTTCTGACGCGGACCGTAAACGTTCGCGAAGCGGAGCGCGACGGAATCGATGCCGTAGGTCTCGTTGTAGAACCGGAGGTAGTGCTCGCTGACCAGCTTGGTGATGCCGTAGGGCGACATCGGGAGCTGCGGGTGCGTCTCCGGCTGCGGGCCGGCGTCGTTCACGTCCGGGTGTGGCTCGCCGTAGATGGCGCCACCGGTGGAGGCGAATACGACCTTTTCGAGCCCGTGCTGACGCCCGGCTTCGAGCAGGTTGAGCAGACCGAGGACATTGACGCTGGCGTCGAAGACGGGGTCGCTCACGCTGCGGCGCACGTCCATCTGCGCCGCGAGGTGCGCGACGGCCGCGAACTTGTGCTCGGCGAAGAGATCGCGCACGGCGTCATCGCGGAGGTCCATCTCATGGAAGGAGGCCTCAGCGGGCACGTTGGAACGGACGCCTCCCGAGAGGTCGTCCAGGACGTGGACTTGAGCGCCTCTGGCGACGAGCGCGTCGGCGACGTGGGAGCCGATGAATCCGGCACCGCCGGTGACGAGGACGGGACGATTGGCGAACGGGAACGACATAGCAGGAGAGAAGCGTGACCCAAGCTACGGGCGCCAGAGGCGCGCGGTCACACTGCGGCGCCTCTGGCGGGCGGGAATCGCTAGACTTCGGCATGGCTTCTCCCCTCTCCCGCCGCCGCTTTCTCGCCGCCGGCTCCGCTCTCGCTGCCGCGCCCCTACTCGCGCGCCCCGCTCTCGCCGCGCCAGAGGCTCGCTCTGGCGCCCCCGCGCCGCTCCACCCTCCGCGTCTGAACCCCGGCGATACCGTCGCCCTTATCGCGCCCGCTGGTGCCGTGCGCCCGAGGCTTCTGGACGAGGCGAAGCGCTCGATGGAGATGCTGGGACTGAAGTACACGGTGGGCCGTCATGTTCTGGATCGGCACGGGTACCTCGCCGGGACCGATGCGGCGCGGGCGGAAGACTTCAATCGTGCAATAACGGACCCGAACGTGGACGCCCTTTTCGCCATCCGTGGCGGCTGGGGCTGCGCCCGCATGCTCCCATTCGTGGACTGGACGGCGCTCCGCGAGAACCCGAAAGCGGTAATCGGCTACAGCGATCTCACGTCGCTCCTCATGGCGGCCTACGCCCGCTCGGGCGTGGTCGGCTTTCACGGGCCTGTGGCAACGTCCACGTTTAGCCCGTTCACGCTCGCGAGCCTGCGTGCGCTCGTGTTCGACGCCGAGGCCGGGCCTCTGGCGCCGCTGGCTCAAGACGACCCCGAGCCCATCGTGACGCTGACCGCCGGCACCGCCAGAGGCCGACTCGTCGGTGGCAACCTGACCGTGCTCTGCGCGATGGTGGGCACGCCGTACATGCCCAGCTTCGAAGGCGAGATCCTCTTTCTGGAAGACATCGGCGAAAGCGTCTACCGCATCGACCGGATGCTGACGCAACTGGGGCAGGCGGGCTTGCTGGGCGGCCTCGCGGGCGTCGCGTTCGGCAGCTGTCGCGGGTGCCTGCCGGAAGTCGACGCCGTGGGCCAGTTCACGCTGGAGGAGGTCATGCGGCGCCACTTCGAGCCTCTGGCGGTGCCGACCTACCTCGGCGCGCCGATCGGGCACATCACGGACAAGGTGACCGTCCCGGTCGGCGCGCTCGCGGAGATCGACGCGGACCGGGGCACGCTCTCGCTCTTGGAGCCCGCGGTGCGCTAGCCTCTGGCGCCAGAGGCCTATTCCCCTCCTCCCATGATCGTCCTCGACCTTCCTAGCCCCCACGCACTGCGCGGCGGCTGGGCCGCTCTCGCCGCCGTCTACGCCGGCAGAGGCTGGACCGACGTCCGCGCGCTGCCCGACCGCTGGCTCTACCACGACGGCGGGGGCAACTGGGCGACGTTGCGCTTCCACGACGCCTCTCGCGCTGTGCTCTTCGGGCACGACCACGAGTATTCCGAAACCTACTTCGGTGCCGCCGCGGAGTATTTCGGCGAGGAGGAGACCGACTTGCTCGCAGGCGCCCCCGACTGGTGGAGTGCAGACTTGGACCCCTCGCCAAGCGGCGAGTGGATCGGGTTCATCTACGGCTGGGACGGTTCCACGTGGAGGCGCGCGCCGTACGCCAAGCCCGACGGGTTCGACTCGGTCGGCTTGATCCGTGCGTGCAGCCTGGAAGGCACGGGCTTCCTAGCGGAGTTCGCGCAAGAGGCCCTGGGGCTAGTCGGCGACCCGGACCCAGAAGCACTCGCCGCCCTCGTCGCGGCTGATGCCGACATTACGCCGGCCCTACTGGAAGCTGTTGTGCCGGGATGGGACATCGCGGCGGGTGTGGCAGCCGGACGGGCATTTCTCGCACACGGCGGGGCTTCTGGCGCCAGAGGCCCGAATCAGCCCGCTAGAGGCTAGAAGCACTCCTCGCGCGCGACCACGCCATCCACCACGACCGCGCACACGTGCGTGATCGTCTCGAGCGGATCGCCGTCGAAGATCACCAGGTCGGCGTCCTTGCCGGGCTCCAGCGAGCCCACGCGGTCGGCGATGCCGAGGATGCGAGCGGCATCGATGCTGACGGCTTCGAGCGCGTGGACGCGGTCCAGGCCGTAGGCTGCGGCGACAGCGGCTTCGAACAGCACGACGCGTGTTTTAGGCACGTAGGCTTCGTAACCGCTCTGGAACGCGAACGGGATCCCGGCGGCGCGGAGCTTGGAGGCGGTATCGAAGGCGAGGCTCTCGGTCTCCCCGCCGGTCCGGTACATGGTGGGGTGCAGGACCACGGAGACGCCTGACTCGCGGATGTCCTTCAGCACGAGCGGGGCCTCCGAGGCGCCGTCCAGAATCACGTTCATCTGCGGAAACTCGCGGGCGAGACGGAGGACCGCCTGGATGTCGTTGGCGCGGTGCGCCGTGATCAGCGCAGGCATCTGGCCTGTGGCCACGGCCGCAAGCGCCTCGTTGTCGAGGTCACGCGAGGGCGCGTCGCCAGAGGCGTCCATCTTCTCCGCGTGGGCGAGGCCTTTGTACAGCGCGGCGCGGATCTGCGCGATCACACGGGCACGCGTACCAGGCGAGTCGAAGCGGACGCCGCGGCCGACGGTCATTGCCATCATGGTCGTGGAGTCCACGAGCGCCTCATCGATGGTGTCGTAGGCCGTTTTGATGATCGTCGTCTGTCCCGCAGCGAGCGCGCCGGGGGAATGCCCCGTGTGGACGGTCGTGATGCCGAGCGACAGCAGCCAGCCGACGAGCTCGTCGCGGGCGTTGTAGGCGTCCATCGCGCGAAGCGACGGCTGGAGCGGACCGCCCATATCGAGCGCGTCCTGGTCCTGCGGCTGGTTAAGCAAGCCCGAGAGCCCGACCGTGCTGCGCACGTCTACCAGGCCAGGCGTCACGACGGAGCCGCGAAGCTCGCGCGCACCGGCAGGCACGCGGACGCCTCTGGCGGGACCGGCGGACACGATCGTGCCGTCCTGGATCACGACCGCGCCGTCCACAATCGCGGGACCCGCCATCGTGTACAGCGTGTCGGCGTAGACGACGAGCGACTGGCCTCTGGCGCCGGAGGCGGCGAACAAAAGGGAGGCGAGGAGTAGAAAACGGGTCATCATCCGAGGGGGACCTGAATTACGTAGTTGCCGTCGCGGGTGACGAGCGTGAACCGGAGCGGGAGGGTCTCGCCAGAGGCGGTCCGCACGTCCCCGTCGATGGTGTAGGACGGCTCGCCGCCGACGATGCCGGGCGTGTTGGAGGTCACGCTGCGGAGCGTGATGACCTCGATGGTGTTGAGGGTTTTCCACGGCCGCCCGCCGGTGTAGTCCACCAGCGCGCCGAGCCCGAGCGTTTCGCCGATCACCTGCGCCGCAGCGCCATCGGCGCGTTCCGTCTCGATCATCTCGCGCTGCTCAGCGAAGCCGCTGGGCTCCATCGCGCGGGCCACCGCGTACCAGTCGTGCCGGTCCACCGAGGCGGCGAAGTCCGCGAGGAAGCTGTCCAGCCGGTCGTCGCCGGTTGGGGCGACGGGGTTCGCCTCGGCGGTCATGCCATCGCCACCGGCCGCGGGAATCCCGGCGTACGGGCCGCTGGCGTCTGGCACGAGCGGCTGCGGAGAGCCCGCGCACGCGGCGAGCGCGATGGCCGAGATGGCGACAAGCGTCAGAAGCAGAGAGAGGCTGTTCATTCGTGGTCGTGCTGAGAGAAGGCGCGGTAGACGTCGTAGCCGCCGACGGAGTAGGCCGCGTCCTCGGGTATGGCGAGGTCGAAGACTTTGGTGCCGTCCACCCAGGTCTGCTCGATGCGGGTGTAGATGGAGAGCGGATCGCCGGAGAGCACGATGAGGTCCGCGCTCTTGCCCGCTTCGAGCGAGCCGACCTCGTCGGCGATGCCGAGCATGCGGGCGCCGGCCAGCGTCATGGCCTCCAGGGCCTTTTCGCGGCTCATGCCGGCGCGCACGCCGAGGGCGGCGGAGCGGAGGAACAGGCGGCTGTCCGTGATGCCGTCGTCGGTGTGGTAGGCCACGTCAACGCCGGCGTCTTCCATCACGCGGCCGGTGCGGAAGTAGAGGCCGCGCGCCTCCATCTTGCCGCCCGGCGAATCCAGCACGATGATGGAGGCCGGGGCGCCAGCGGCGGCGATCTCGTCCGCCACGCGCCAGCCTTCGCTAACGTGGTGCAGGACGGGCGTGAAACCGAACTCACGGCCGATGCGGAGCGCGGTCAGCACGTCGTCGTGCCGGTGCGTGTGGAAGTGGACAGTGCGCGTGCCCTCGAGCACTTCGGCCAGGCCCTCCAGACGGAGGTTGCGGCCGACGCTGTCGCCAGCGGCCCGCTTCTGGCGGAACGCCTCGGCCTCCAAGAACGCCTCGCGCACGATGGCGACGGCGCGGGCGCGCGTGTCCGGGAAGCCGTTGCGGCCGCGGAGCGAGTTGGTACCGTTGGCCATTTTCATGCCGCCGCAGATGTCGGTCAGCGGATCGTCGCAGAGGAGCATGTCCTCGATCACGTTGGCATCGCGCAGCTTGAGGTAGGCCGTCTGGCCGCTCATGAGGTGGCCGGAGCCCGGCATGACGTTGACCGTCGTGATGCCTCCGGCGCGGGCGCGCTCGAAGGAATCGGCGCGGGGGTCGAGCGCGTCCAGAATGCGCACGTCGGGGTGCATCGGCGCCGAGGAGTCGCCGCCGTCGCCGTCGCCAACGTGGGAGTGCGTGTCCACGATGCCCGGCATGAGGACCTTGCCGCTCACGTCCACGACCGTCGCGCCCGACGGCACACGGACCGAGCCTCTGGCGCCAACGGCGGTAATCCGTCCGTCTTGGACCACGACGACGCCGTCGGCGATCTCGGGCCCGGCAATCGGGATCACCTTGGCGCCGACAAACGCGGTTTGCGAGTGGGCGCCAGAGGCGAGGGTCAACAGAAAGGCAACAAGGAGCGCGCGCACGGGCAGACGTGGTGAATCCATGAAGGCAAGGTACGCGGGTGGCAGAGGCTCGGGTAGCTTCGGGCTCCACCTTGCTCCCGTTGCATGTCTGACGCCCTCAAGACCACGCCCCTCCACGCCCAGCACGTCGCGCTTGGCGCCAAGATGATGCCCTTCGCGGGGTGGGACATGCCGGTGCAGTATTCCGGCATCTTGGACGAGCACCACGCCGTGCGCAACGCGGCCGGCCTGTTCGACGTGAGCCACATGGGCGAGGTGGCGGTGCAAGGGCCGGACGCGCAAGCGTTTATCCAGCACCTCGTCACCAACGACGTCTCGCGGATTGTGGACGGGCAGGCGCAGTACACGGTCATGTGCCACGAGTCCGGTACGGCCGTGGACGATCTGCTCGTCTACCGCCTCGCGCACGAGGACTGGATGCTCGTCATCAACGCGAGCAACATCGACAAGGACCTCGCGCACATGCGCGACGTGCACGGGGCTGGTGATTGGGACTGCACGCTGACCGACCTCTCGGACCAGACCGCGCTGATCGCGCTGCAGGGGCCTCTGGCGTTCGAGATCCTCGGCGAGGTCACCGACGCCGTGCCGGCCGACCTCCCGTTCTACCGCTTCGTGGCGCCAGAGGCGGGAACGTTCCTGGGTTGCGAGTCGCCCATCGTCTCGCACACCGGCTACACCGGCGAGGCGGGCGTCGAGATCTACTGCACGCCCGAGGAGGCGCCGCGCGTCTGGGAGGCGCTGATGGAAGCCGGCTCCGCCAGAGGCCTCTTGCCGGCCGGGCTGGGCGCGCGCGACACGCTGCGCTTGGAGTCCGGATTCTGCCTCTACGGCCACGAACTGAGTGACGAGATCACTCCGCTGGAAGCGGGCGTCGGCTGGGTGGTCAAGCTGGACGCAGGAGATTTTGTCGGCGCTGAGGCGCTGCGTGAGCAAAAGGCCTCTGGCGTGCCGCGCAAGCTCGTCGGGCTCGTCGTGGAAGGCCGCGGGATCCCGCGCGAAGGCTACGAGATCGCCTCTGGCGACCGCGTAATCGGGACGGTCACGAGCGGCACGCAGTCACCCGTGCTAGCCCAGGGCATCGGACTCGGGCTCGTCGAGAACGACCCGGCGTACACAGCCCCAGGAAGCGCCCTCGCCATCCGCGTGCGAGGCCGTGAATTGGCTGCGACGGTCGCGAAGCCGCCCTTCCACAAGCAGAAATAGGCGGTACCATCCGGCCCCTGGTTTTTCCTGCTTAGCCCTCGTCCTCGTGGATATCGACGTCGTCCTCTCCCCCGCCGTCCTCGCGCCAGAGGCGCTCAAGGGCCGCCGCGTGGTCATGGTGGACGTTCTGCGCGCCTCCACGACGATCGCCACGGCGCTGGCCTCTGGCGCCCGCGCGGTCATCCCGGCGACTGACACCGGCGAGGCCGGCCGGTTGGCCGCCAACCTGGACCCAGACTTCTCGCTGCTCGGCGGCGAGCGCGACGGCAAACCCGTCGCCGGCTTCGGCGCGGGGAACTCTCCGGCGGAGTACGGCCCCGAGGCGGTGCAGGGCAAAACCGTCGTGCTGACCACGACGAACGGGACGCGAGCGCTCGCAAAAGCCAAGGCCGGCATCGAAGTGGCTGTTGGCGGCTTTGTCAACGCGGCGCGGGCGGCGCGCTTTCTCGCGGAGGGTTTGGAGCGCGGCGAGCCGGGCACGATCCTCTGCGCCGGCTGGCACGGACGGGTCTCGCTTGAGGACACGCTGTGCGCCGGACTGCTCGTGAGCCGCGTCGTAACGGCCGCGCAGGCCTCCGGCCTCACGGATTCGTCCAAGATGGCCTACGCCCTCTACCAGGGCAGCCGCGACGACATCGAGCGCGCGCTCCGCAGCACGGAGCACGCCCGAAGGCTAATCGCCCTCGACTTCGGCGACGACATTACGCGCTGCGCCCAGATCGACACGCTGGACGTGCTCCCGGTCCAGCACGATGGCCGGATCACGGCCTCTGGCGCCTAGAACTCGGCGCGGTGTAGACGCTGGCGCCAGAGGTCTACATCACGACCAGGATCGTTGCCAGCCAGTTCGGGCGCGTCGAGATGCGGAAGCCTCTGGCGGTCGGCCCGGTCGGAATATCGGTAGAGATGTCCGTACGCGAGGGGTCTGAGCCCAGCCGCGCGGTGCGGATAAAGCGCGTTTGGCCGGGCGCGTTGGGATCGTAGACGTGGAACGTCGCCTCGCCAGAGGCCTCCCCGCGCTCGACGCCGAAGGCGACGACCTGGTGGTTCCGCGTCGGGTCCGGCGCGTCGCCGACAAGCCCGAGGACGACGAGCCGACCGGACTCGATCTTCCGCGCCGCGTGCTCCACCTCGCGCGCCATTGCTTCCGCCAGAGGCGGGTGAGCCGATCCGTCCAGCCGCGCGCGGGCCCACGCCGCTACAAACCGCGGGAGCGAGGCGCGAAGCGTTTCGGCCTGACGCCGGCGCAGCAGCGAGCGCATCGCGTCCTTCGTCAGCGATGCCGTCGGGACGGAGCCTCTGGCGTGCCACCGCTCCGCCGCTGCGAGCGCCATACCGCCGCATAACCCGAAGCTGCGCCACCGCTGCGCGATGCCGCGCACGAGCACGTCGCCGCCGCCCGCCGCCCCAGCCGCGCCGCCCGCGACCGCGCCTACGCCAGAGGCGCGCCGGCCCAGAAGCCGCCCCCCAACCGCGCCAGAGGCTGCGAGCGCGAGCGCCGAAAGCGGCCGGAGCCGCCGCGCGAGTTCGCCTAGGTCCGCGTCCGTCCACACGAATGAGTTCGTAAACGAGAAGCCATCGCGGGCCGGGTCGAAGTCGAGAACCGTAGGAGCGCGGGAAGCGACCAGCAGTCCGTGGACAGAAATCGGCTCCACGGAGGGCACAATCGGAGGGACGCGGGGAGTTGTACGCATGAGAGAAGCTATCCTGTTGGCCGGACCGGGGCCGCGCCCCGAGTCTACCCCTTCTCGCCCGTACGCTGTCGAACTCGGACGCCTGCCGTGACCCGCCTCCGCCTCGCCGCCTTCCTTCTCCTGCCTCTGGCGACCGCCGCCCAGGGGCCTCTGGCGACCGCGGACACGTCAATGTCTCGCCTGTCTGCAGCATCCTCCCCGGAGGGCGCGCCAGAGGCCGACCTGATCGTGCGAGCGCTCGAACGGACGGACGTCTTCCCCGGCGTCGAGGAGGTGTACGCTTCGCGCGATCACGCGCCGATCTGGACAGCCCCGGGCGACGCGCGCCTCCTCCTCGCGCGGTTCGAGGACGCCCGCTTTGACGGCCTCACCGCCGCCGACCTCGACCTCGAGCGGCTCCGCGCCCTCGGAGCCTCTGGCGACGCCGCCGACCGTGCCCTCCGCGACGTGCTCCTCACCGATGCCGTGCTTCGCCTCGCCGACGTTCTTCTCGGCCGCCGCGTAGACCCCGAGCAGATCCACGAAGGGCACTGGTTCCTGACGCGAGAGGCACAGCGCCGTCGCGCCACCCCTGCCGCCACGCGTTTCCGCGAGCCTCTGGCGAGCGACGAGCCCGCGCGCGCCGTCCTGGCCGCGCTCGACGCGCTCCAACCCCGCCACGCCGAGTACCACGCGTTGCGCCAGAGGCTTCGCGAGGCGCTCGCCGTCGACCTTTCGGTGGTTCAGCCCGCCTCTGCCCGCCTTCCGGATTCGGCCGCGGTGTACCCCGAGGTCCCGCTCCAGCGTCCAGACGCCGCCAAGATCGCGCTGCTCCGCCTGAACTTGGAGCGCTGGCGCTGGCTTCCGGACGACTTCGGAGACGCTCACGTCCTCGTCAACGTCCCCGCCACCACGCTGTGGCTCCGCGAGACCTCTGGCGACGGCGGCGCGCCAGAGGCCGTCCTGACCATGGACGCGACCATCGGACAGCCGGCGCCGGCGTGGCAAACCCCCGTCCTCTCGGACCCGATTCGCACCGTCTCGTTTTTCCCCACGTGGACGCCGACGATCACGATTCAGCGGCGCGAGATCATCCCAGAGGCGCGGTTGGACGGCGGCCAGAGCCTATACGAGCGCGGCTTTACTGTCTCGCGCGGCGGCCGAACAATGGACCCGCGCGATGTGGATTGGGAGCGCGCCCGTGCCGGCCAGTACCGCATCACGCAGCGCGGCGGCCCGCTCGGCGAGTTGGGCCGCGTGAAGTTCGTGATGCCCAACCCGCACTGGATTCTGATTCACGACACGAACACGCCCGAAGAATTCGACGCGGACGAGCGGGCGCTCTCTCACGGCTGCGTCCGCGCCGCCGACCCCGGCGCCCTCGCCGACGCCATCCTCACGCGCACGAATGGGTGGGCCGACGGTCGCGCCAGCGGCCTGATCGAAGGCGCACCCCGCACCCAGGGCGTGCGGCTCCGCGAGCGCTTCCCGGTCCACATCGTGTATTTCACCGCGTGGCCTGGCGAGGACGGGACCCTGGAGACCTTTGAGGATGTCTACGGCCGCGATGCCGAACTCGCCGCAGCGCTGGGCCTGGAGCTTCCCGCCAGAGGCGAGATCGCTTCCGCACCATAACGCACGCCGCCGAGCCTCTGGCGTACGTTCTCCGGCCGTCGCGCGTTTGGCGTCTTCCCCATCACCCCCTCTGATGTCCCGTCTGGTCGTTCACCCTGTTCTCGTCGCGGTCCTCGCGTGGTCCCTTGGTTGGGGCATTTTCGACGGTTTGTTCGGAGACAAGGGCCCCGAGCAGATCGCCGCCTCGGACGTGCAGGAGTCAATCCAGGCCCTCGCTGTGGCCGCCTCAGATGAGGTCGGGGATCTGTATGCCGCCCGCGAGTACGTATCGCTGTGGGGCTCGGAAGAAAGGTCTGCGCTCATGGCCCGCCTCAGCGCGGCCTCTGGCGACGGCATCGCGCCCGAGACCATCGGCGTCGACGACGCGCGAGACGCCCTCGCGATGTGGGAGGGCACGCGCCAGGAGTGGGCCGCGCTCGACGACGAGACGCGGGAGGCCACGCCCGACCCGCGGCCCCAAGCGCTCGCCCGCGCGGACGTGCGCCTTACCGAGGCTGTGCTCCAGCTCGGCGACAAGCTCGCCGGCTCGCGCATCGATCTCGCCGCGCTGCACCCCGGCACGTGGTTTCCCGACTCCCGCGATTCGCTCGCCAGAGGCCGCGTCCTCGATGCCGTCGCCTCTGGCGACGCGCAGGCCGTGCTGCGCACGCTCGATGAGCTTCAGCCGCAGCACCCGCAAGCGCAGCAGCTTCGAGCCGCGCTCCGCCGCCTCCGCGACGCCGACGCCGCCCCTATTCCCGACGGCTCGCCTCTGGCGATGGGCGAGCGGTCCATCCGCGTGCCCCACGTACGCGCTCGCCTCGCCGCTCTCGGGTACCTCGGCGCTGATGCGCCAGAGACCGGCTGGAACGACGCCGAGCCGTATTTGCTCGATGCCGAGATCGGCCGTGCGCTCGCGCGCTTCCGCGACGCCAGAGGCCTCGCGCCCGACTCCTCGCTGGACGCCGCGACAACGGCCGCGCTTAACACGGACTTAGACAGCCTCGCGGACCGCGTCGCGCTCAACCTCGAGCGCTGGCGTCACCTCCCCGACGATTTCGGGGAGCGCTACGTGTGGGTCAACATGCCCGCCTACCATTTGGAGGTGCGCGAGCCCGACGGCGAGGTCGGAATCGAGATGACCGTCAACATCGGCAACGCGCAAACGCGGGGTTGGACCACGCCCGTGATCTCAGACTCCATCACGCGCGTTGTCTTCCGCCCGGCGTGGTACGTACCAAGCTCGCTCGCTGCCGCGCAGGTCTTTCCCATGGCGCGTGCGGACAGCCTCAGCCTGTACCGCTCTGGCTTTGAGGTGTACCAGAACGGCGCCCCGGTAGACAGCCGCCTTGTGCCGTGGGACTCGGTCTCGGTCGGCCAGTTCCGGTTTGTGCAGCGCCCAGGCCCCAGCAACCCGCTCGGCCGCGCCAAATTCCCGATGACGAACCCGTACGCGATCCTCATCCACGACACCAACCGCCGCAACTTCGGCGGGGCGGTCTCTAGCGGATGCGTCCATGCCGGCGATGCCGAGGCTCTCGCTGCCTATCTGCTGCGCGCCGAGGGCTGGACGGAGGAGCGGGCGCAGCAGGCGTACCGAAACGGGCCGCAGCGCCAGGGCGTTCCCCTCTCGTCGCCCATCCAGACGCACTTCGTCTACCTCACCGCCGAGGTCGACGCCTCTGGCGCGCTCGTCTTCCACGACGACCCCTACGGCTACGACGTGAAGCAACTCGCGGCGCTCGAAGGAGCGCTGTAGCGCCGAGGCCTCTGGCGCCAGAGGCCTAAATGTGCGGGAGATGTAATGCCGGTGTGACCTGGACCGTTCGAGCGGCGGCTGGCCCAGTACGACCCTCCCTCCACCTCTTATGGCGCACCGACTCCCTTTCTTCGCCGTCCTCGCGATGGCATCGCTCGTCGCGACGGGCTGCTCTCCGTACAACTACGGGTACGGCAACGAC carries:
- the scpB gene encoding SMC-Scp complex subunit ScpB, whose protein sequence is MEPTVPADRVSDDHDARITQAVEALVFASDVPLRNDDLARAYSDVTGSDVTPEDISRAVERLNADYRAGGRAFRVEAFGGGYRLATVPELAPFVRSLFEREEERRLSRSLLETLAVIAYKQPATKPEVEHVRGVSSDYALRQLLERGFVDVVGRADSIGRPLLYGTTDRFLDQFGLATLEDLPSPREVEEILSDPRFSRERAQLLAEWAADAQADGAPGASGDDDGSGGREEGGPSAPEASGAEVADALQAPEPSPEAVSSEPISAPARAVVSSEDTPDAPSDG
- a CDS encoding segregation and condensation protein A, encoding MHRVHLSEFEGPLDLLLFFIRRDELDIHDIPISRIADEYLETVRTLSHLDLDDAAEFVYTAALLIQIKARMLLPRPPAVDGEEPEDPRKELVERLLEYVQFREAGEKMGQAFEDRQRRFTRGAASDERLRHAPEAEEVTYRASLFDLLGALAKALERSADLADPYRHAVLRESVAVDEQKEWLLDRLASGERVRFADLMESRSKAFIIATFLAVLDLLQRQRLRLTLGVGAEDFALVAVPEPPDGSVTPTPEASGATADPLAA
- a CDS encoding NAD-dependent epimerase/dehydratase family protein, which produces MSFPFANRPVLVTGGAGFIGSHVADALVARGAQVHVLDDLSGGVRSNVPAEASFHEMDLRDDAVRDLFAEHKFAAVAHLAAQMDVRRSVSDPVFDASVNVLGLLNLLEAGRQHGLEKVVFASTGGAIYGEPHPDVNDAGPQPETHPQLPMSPYGITKLVSEHYLRFYNETYGIDSVALRFANVYGPRQNPHGEAGVVAIFTQMLLRGQQPTINGPGKQTRDYVFVKDVVRAIMGAMEHEGSDIFNVGTGIETDVNQLFGHLNTFTGAEAPEKHGEAKPGEQQRSVLDTSKIHSAFGWSPETDLASGLEETVEWFKQKEAA
- a CDS encoding S66 peptidase family protein — encoded protein: MASPLSRRRFLAAGSALAAAPLLARPALAAPEARSGAPAPLHPPRLNPGDTVALIAPAGAVRPRLLDEAKRSMEMLGLKYTVGRHVLDRHGYLAGTDAARAEDFNRAITDPNVDALFAIRGGWGCARMLPFVDWTALRENPKAVIGYSDLTSLLMAAYARSGVVGFHGPVATSTFSPFTLASLRALVFDAEAGPLAPLAQDDPEPIVTLTAGTARGRLVGGNLTVLCAMVGTPYMPSFEGEILFLEDIGESVYRIDRMLTQLGQAGLLGGLAGVAFGSCRGCLPEVDAVGQFTLEEVMRRHFEPLAVPTYLGAPIGHITDKVTVPVGALAEIDADRGTLSLLEPAVR
- a CDS encoding amidohydrolase family protein, which translates into the protein MTRFLLLASLLFAASGARGQSLVVYADTLYTMAGPAIVDGAVVIQDGTIVSAGPARGVRVPAGARELRGSVVTPGLVDVRSTVGLSGLLNQPQDQDALDMGGPLQPSLRAMDAYNARDELVGWLLSLGITTVHTGHSPGALAAGQTTIIKTAYDTIDEALVDSTTMMAMTVGRGVRFDSPGTRARVIAQIRAALYKGLAHAEKMDASGDAPSRDLDNEALAAVATGQMPALITAHRANDIQAVLRLAREFPQMNVILDGASEAPLVLKDIRESGVSVVLHPTMYRTGGETESLAFDTASKLRAAGIPFAFQSGYEAYVPKTRVVLFEAAVAAAYGLDRVHALEAVSIDAARILGIADRVGSLEPGKDADLVIFDGDPLETITHVCAVVVDGVVAREECF